From Planococcus halocryophilus, the proteins below share one genomic window:
- a CDS encoding DUF1189 family protein yields MEPKKQAAVRIMGIGKIMQFIFVFISLLTVASFVEWSTGLGNASSSIDGLIEFVEEIDWLLYPFAFVFLFVSTTIYHFIKISFFALIALLILNSRKRRGEYRHLWRTTALSVTIPTLVAFVLSFFDLDFKVSLATSLLTIFYLYVAIGYYPKKPPLSKKEA; encoded by the coding sequence ATGGAACCTAAAAAACAAGCTGCCGTCCGAATTATGGGCATTGGGAAAATAATGCAGTTTATTTTTGTCTTTATATCATTGTTAACAGTCGCATCTTTTGTTGAATGGAGCACCGGGTTAGGTAATGCCTCTAGCAGTATAGATGGACTCATCGAATTTGTCGAAGAAATCGATTGGCTTCTTTATCCGTTTGCTTTTGTTTTCTTATTTGTCTCAACTACAATTTATCATTTTATCAAAATCAGTTTTTTTGCGTTGATCGCTTTATTGATTTTGAATAGTAGAAAACGTCGAGGTGAATACCGCCATTTATGGCGAACTACCGCTCTTAGTGTAACCATTCCAACATTAGTGGCGTTTGTTTTAAGTTTTTTTGACCTCGATTTTAAAGTTTCATTAGCTACTAGTTTATTGACCATCTTCTATTTATACGTGGCAATCGGCTATTACCCAAAAAAACCACCATTATCAAAGAAAGAAGCTTAA
- a CDS encoding Na/Pi cotransporter family protein has translation MEMNWQEIFFSFFGGLGIFLFSIKFMGDALQRAAGDKLRDILDRFTTNPFMGVLVGIIVTILIQSSSGTTVIVVGLVSAGFMTLRQAIGVIMGANIGTTVTAFIIGLDVGEYALPIMAVGAAMIFFIKKNKIQNIGQVIFGFGGLFYGMELMSGGMKPLRELPAFIDMTVNLSEFPILGVFVGTVFTLIVQSSSGTVAILQGLYAENILTLGASLPVLFGDNIGTTITAVLAALGTSIAARRAAAVHVLFNIVGSVIFLILLIPFTAYVEWISGVLSLEPKMQIAFAHGSFNVVNTIIQFPLIGAWAYLVTKVIPGEEVLVEFKPKHLDIHFIEQSPSIALGQAKEEILRMGQYSVQGLEETYKYLMTKSKKNAEMGYQLEDAINNLDSKITDYLVLISAESISTADSTRHTMLMETVRDIERIGDHFENIIELVDYQENNKVKITEDAMEDLTEMFTLTIATVQKALKALDTTSHELAREVAEQEDLIDKMERKFRKKHILRLNEGLCTGQAGIVFVDIVSNLERVGDHAVNIAEAILGNRA, from the coding sequence GTGGAAATGAACTGGCAAGAAATCTTCTTTTCCTTTTTTGGTGGATTAGGGATTTTCCTATTTTCAATTAAGTTTATGGGTGATGCTTTACAAAGAGCAGCAGGTGATAAACTGCGTGACATCTTGGATCGTTTTACAACGAATCCGTTCATGGGTGTTCTAGTTGGTATTATCGTGACCATCTTAATTCAATCGAGTTCAGGTACAACTGTAATCGTAGTTGGTTTAGTTAGTGCCGGGTTTATGACATTGAGACAGGCAATCGGCGTTATCATGGGGGCCAATATTGGTACCACTGTAACAGCCTTCATTATCGGTTTAGATGTCGGAGAGTACGCTTTGCCAATTATGGCAGTCGGAGCGGCTATGATTTTCTTTATTAAGAAAAACAAAATCCAAAACATCGGACAAGTCATATTTGGTTTTGGTGGCTTATTCTACGGTATGGAATTAATGAGTGGTGGAATGAAACCGCTACGCGAATTACCAGCTTTTATCGATATGACGGTTAATTTGAGCGAATTCCCGATTTTGGGAGTGTTTGTCGGAACAGTCTTTACGTTGATTGTACAGAGCTCAAGTGGTACTGTAGCAATTCTTCAAGGACTTTACGCTGAAAACATCCTTACGCTTGGCGCATCTCTGCCAGTTCTGTTCGGTGACAATATTGGAACAACCATTACAGCGGTACTTGCAGCACTTGGTACATCGATTGCAGCACGCCGTGCAGCAGCGGTACATGTATTGTTCAATATCGTTGGTTCGGTTATCTTCTTGATCTTATTAATTCCTTTTACAGCGTATGTAGAATGGATTTCAGGAGTCTTATCATTAGAGCCGAAAATGCAAATCGCATTTGCCCACGGTTCATTTAACGTAGTAAACACTATTATTCAATTTCCATTAATAGGTGCATGGGCTTACCTAGTAACGAAAGTCATTCCAGGTGAAGAAGTGTTGGTTGAATTTAAACCAAAACATTTGGATATTCACTTTATCGAACAATCTCCTTCTATTGCGCTTGGCCAGGCAAAAGAAGAAATTTTACGCATGGGTCAATATTCAGTGCAAGGTTTAGAAGAAACGTATAAGTATTTAATGACAAAGAGCAAGAAAAATGCAGAAATGGGTTATCAGTTAGAAGATGCAATCAACAATCTCGATAGCAAAATCACAGATTACCTGGTACTAATTTCAGCAGAGTCTATTTCAACAGCTGATTCAACTCGCCACACAATGTTAATGGAAACAGTTCGTGATATTGAACGAATTGGTGACCATTTTGAAAACATTATCGAGCTAGTTGATTATCAAGAAAACAATAAAGTGAAAATCACGGAAGATGCAATGGAAGATTTAACAGAAATGTTTACATTGACGATTGCAACAGTTCAAAAAGCGCTAAAAGCGTTGGATACAACTAGCCATGAACTAGCTCGTGAAGTAGCAGAGCAAGAAGACTTGATCGACAAAATGGAACGAAAATTCCGTAAAAAACATATTTTGCGCTTGAACGAAGGTTTATGTACTGGACAAGCAGGAATTGTCTTTGTCGACATCGTAAGTAACTTAGAGCGAGTTGGTGACCACGCAGTTAACATTGCAGAAGCAATCTTAGGAAACCGAGCTTAA
- a CDS encoding DUF456 domain-containing protein, with translation MEIIGWIVILLFFIIGFIGLVYPIIPAVLFIFGGFVMYGLFFSFSDLPWWFWAIQSLFVILLFGADALANAFGVKKFGGSKAGLWGSTIGLIVGPFVIPIVGILIGPFIGAIIAEILFNKSTLKKSFLSGVGSVVGFITSVFTKGIIQTVMITLFFITIYFSDK, from the coding sequence ATGGAAATCATCGGCTGGATTGTAATCTTGCTATTTTTTATTATTGGATTTATCGGTTTGGTTTACCCAATTATACCCGCTGTCTTATTTATTTTCGGGGGGTTTGTTATGTATGGTTTGTTTTTCAGTTTTAGTGATTTACCCTGGTGGTTTTGGGCAATTCAAAGTCTATTTGTGATTTTATTATTTGGAGCAGATGCACTTGCTAATGCTTTTGGTGTTAAAAAATTCGGAGGATCTAAAGCGGGCCTTTGGGGCAGTACAATCGGTTTGATTGTCGGTCCTTTTGTCATCCCGATTGTTGGTATTTTAATCGGACCATTTATCGGAGCGATTATTGCGGAAATTCTTTTTAATAAATCCACGTTAAAAAAATCATTTCTTTCAGGTGTAGGGTCAGTTGTCGGATTTATCACATCGGTCTTTACAAAAGGTATTATCCAAACAGTCATGATTACTCTTTTCTTTATAACGATTTATTTTAGCGACAAATAG
- the sodA gene encoding superoxide dismutase SodA, which produces MAYELPELPYAYDALEPHIDKETMNIHHTKHHNTYITNVNAALEGHEDLASKSVEELIADLDAVPESIRTAVRNNGGGHANHSLFWKLLSPSGGGNPTGALGEAINSKFGSFDEFKEKFAAAGKTRFGSGWAWLVLSNGELEVVSTPNQDSPLMEGKTPLLGLDVWEHAYYLKYQNKRPDYINAFWNVVNWEEVSNRYETAK; this is translated from the coding sequence ATGGCTTATGAATTACCAGAATTACCTTACGCGTATGACGCACTTGAACCACATATTGACAAAGAAACGATGAACATTCATCACACAAAACACCACAACACGTACATCACAAACGTAAATGCGGCTTTAGAAGGCCACGAAGATCTTGCTTCAAAATCTGTAGAGGAATTAATTGCTGATTTAGATGCAGTTCCTGAATCGATTCGCACAGCTGTCCGTAACAATGGCGGTGGACATGCGAACCACTCATTATTTTGGAAACTATTGTCTCCAAGTGGTGGCGGTAACCCGACAGGCGCATTAGGCGAAGCAATCAATAGTAAGTTCGGAAGCTTTGACGAATTTAAAGAAAAATTCGCTGCTGCTGGAAAAACTCGTTTTGGATCAGGATGGGCTTGGCTTGTTCTTTCTAACGGCGAACTTGAAGTAGTATCAACACCTAACCAAGACTCTCCATTAATGGAAGGCAAAACGCCATTACTTGGTCTTGATGTATGGGAGCACGCTTACTACTTGAAATACCAAAACAAACGTCCAGATTACATCAATGCATTTTGGAACGTTGTAAACTGGGAAGAAGTTTCAAACCGTTACGAAACAGCAAAATAA